A portion of the Lampris incognitus isolate fLamInc1 chromosome 9, fLamInc1.hap2, whole genome shotgun sequence genome contains these proteins:
- the usp5 gene encoding ubiquitin carboxyl-terminal hydrolase 5 isoform X1: protein MAEVGEVLMSVLSTIRVPRPGDRVHKDECALSFASPESEGGLYVCMNSFLGFGSQYVDRHHARTGQRAYLHITRTRKIQKEDDNNSGSGDPPKKKPTRLAIGIEGGFDVEQDQYEEDVKVVIFPDRQEVTSEDLTTMPDVVRERVSLSMAGLMSADSVSHALQVQQWDGEVRQESRHAADLKQLDNGVKIPPSGWRCEVCDLQENLWMNLTDGKVLCGRRYFDGSGGNNHALLHFQQTGHPLAVKLGTITPDGADVYSYDEDDMVLDPKLPEHLAHFGIDMMTMEKTERTMTELEIAVNQRVGEWEVIQESGTTLRPLSGPGLTGMKNLGNSCYLNSVMQVLFTIHDFQSKYVSNMDKIFDEAPRDPTQDFKTQVAKLGYGLLSGEYSKPAPDPGDESGTSEPRGDQVGIAPRMFKALVGRGHPEFSTNRQQDAQEFLLHFINMVERNCRSGPNPSEAFRFLVEERIVCQQSQKAKYTQRVDYILQLPVPMDQATNTEELQEAERRREEADSSAGPAPTVRAQIPFTACMAALSEPEILSDFWSSAVQGKTTATKTTRFASFPDHLVIQIKKFTFGLDWVPKKLDVSIDVPDTLDLSALRGTGQQPGEELLPEVAPPPLMTPDVEVKAPVLDDSTVSQLCEMGFPLEACRKAVYYTGNTGIDAAMNWVMGHMDDPDFSAPLVLPGCTSAPGTTPTESLSEEHLATIVSMGFSRDQASKALRATSNVLERAVDWIFSHLDDLESMEVSEGGRSAGESEGSREPPPGPRVRDGPGKYELFAFISHMGTSTMCGHYVCHIKKDQQWVIFNDQKVCASEKPPKDLGYLYFYRRMAD from the exons ATGGCGGAGGTCGGCGAGGTTTTGATGTCAGTTCTTTCCACGATTCGGGTTCCGAGGCCCGGGGACCGAGTCCACAAAGACGAATGCGCCTTATCCTTCGCTTCGCCG GAGAGCGAGGGAGGCCTATATGTGTGCATGAACAGTTTCCTGGGCTTCGGCAGTCAGTATGTGGATAGACACCATGCCAGAACTGGTCAGCGGGCTTACTTGCACATTACCCGGACCCGCAAGATTCAG AAGGAAGATGACAATAACTCTGGATCCGGTGACCCACCTAAGAAAAAGCCCACAAGATTGGCAATAG GAATTGAAGGAGGTTTTGATGTGGAGCAGGATCAATATGAAGAGGATGTGAAGGTTGTCATCTTCCCTGACAGACAAGAAGTGACTTCAGAAGACCTTACAACCATGCCTGATGTTGTAAGAGAGCGG GTGTCTCTGTCTATGGCGGGGCTCATGTCAGCAGACTCAGTGTCTCACGCCTTGCAAGTTCAACAATGGGACGGAGAGGTGAGACAGGAGTCTCGGCATGCTGCCGACCTCAAACAGCTCGACAATGGAGTGAAGATCCCACCCAG TGGTTGGCGGTGTGAGGTGTGTGATCTGCAGGAGAATCTGTGGATGAACCTGACAGATGGCAAAGTGCTGTGTGGTCGTAGGTATTTTGATGGCTCTGGAGGGAACAACCATGCCTTGCTCCATTTCCAGCAGACAGGGCACCCGCTTGCTGTCAAACTGGGCACCATTACACCTGACGGAGCAG ATGTGTACTCCTATGATGAGGATGACATGGTACTGGATCCTAAACTTCCGGAGCACCTGGCTCACTTTGGGATTGACATGATGACCATGGAGAAG ACTGAGCGGACTATGACGGAGCTGGAGATTGCAGTGAACCAGCGGGTGGGAGAATGGGAAGTGATCCAGGAGTCGGGGACCACCCTGCGGCCCTTGTCGGGCCCTGGGCTTACTGGCATGAAGAACCTAGGCAACAGCTGCTACCTCAACTCTGTAATGCAAGTGCTCTTCACCATACACGACTTCCAGAGCAA GTATGTGTCTAACATGGACAAGATCTTTGATGAAGCCCCAAGGGACCCCACCCAGGACTTCAAGACCCAAGT AGCCAAGCTGGGCTACGGTCTGTTGTCAGGAGAGTATTCCAAACCAGCACCAGATCCAGGGGATGAAAGCGGTACATCCGAACCCAGG GGAGACCAAGTTGGCATAGCACCACGCATGTTCAAAGCACTTGTCGGGCGGGGCCACCCAGAGTTCTCCACCAATCGGCAACAGGACGCTCAGGAGTTTTTATTGCACTTCATAAACATGGTAGAG AGAAACTGTCGCTCCGGGCCCAATCCATCTGAAGCATTCAGGTTCCTGGTTGAGGAAAGGATTGTGTGTCAACAGTCACAGAAAGCCAAGTACACACAGAGGGTGGACTACATCCTCCAGCTTCCTGTGCCCATGGACCAGGCCACTAACACAG AGGAGCTGCAGGAAGCGGAGCGTCGGCGTGAGGAAGCAGACTCATCGGCCGGCCCGGCCCCTACGGTGCGCGCTCAGATCCCCTTCACGGCCTGTATGGCTGCCCTAAGTGAACCGGAGATCCTGTCTGACTTCTGGAGCTCTGCTGTGCAGGGGAAGACCACTGCTACCAA AACAACTCGTTTTGCGTCTTTTCCCGACCACCTCGTCATCCAGATCAAGAAGTTCACATTTGGCCTTGACTGGGTCCCCAAGAAACTGG ATGTCAGCATCGACGTCCCTGACACGCTTGATCTGAGCGCACTCCGCGGGACTGGCCAACAGCCAGGAGAGGAGCTTCTTCCGGAGGTGGCCCCTCCCCCACTCATGACCCCTGACGTGGAGGTCAAAG CCCCAGTCCTGGATGATTCCACGGTGTCCCAGTTATGCGAGATGGGATTCCCGCTGGAGGCATGCAGGAAGGCTGTGTACTACACTGGTAACACTGGAATCGATGCTGCCATGAACTGGGTCATGGGCCACATGGATGACCCAG ACTTCTCCGCCCCCCTGGTGTTGCCCGGATGCACCTCGGCCCCTGGAACCACACCCACAGAAAGCTTGTCTGAGGAGCATCTGGCAACCATTGTGTCCATGGGCTTTAGCCGAGACCAGGCTAGCAAAGCACTCAGAGCCACG AGTAATGTCCTAGAGCGGGCAGTCGACTGGATCTTCTCCCACCTGGATGACTTGGAATCCATGGAGGTGTCTGAAGGAGGCCGCTCTGCTGGAGAGAGCGAGGGGAGCAGGGAGCCCCCACCTGGACCCCGAGTCAGAGATGGCCCAGGAA AGTACGAGCTGTTTGCCTTCATCAGTCACATGGGGACAAGTACAATGTGTGGCCACTATGTCTGTCACATCAAGAAGGACCAGCA
- the usp5 gene encoding ubiquitin carboxyl-terminal hydrolase 5 isoform X2 produces the protein MAEVGEVLMSVLSTIRVPRPGDRVHKDECALSFASPESEGGLYVCMNSFLGFGSQYVDRHHARTGQRAYLHITRTRKIQEDDNNSGSGDPPKKKPTRLAIGIEGGFDVEQDQYEEDVKVVIFPDRQEVTSEDLTTMPDVVRERVSLSMAGLMSADSVSHALQVQQWDGEVRQESRHAADLKQLDNGVKIPPSGWRCEVCDLQENLWMNLTDGKVLCGRRYFDGSGGNNHALLHFQQTGHPLAVKLGTITPDGADVYSYDEDDMVLDPKLPEHLAHFGIDMMTMEKTERTMTELEIAVNQRVGEWEVIQESGTTLRPLSGPGLTGMKNLGNSCYLNSVMQVLFTIHDFQSKYVSNMDKIFDEAPRDPTQDFKTQVAKLGYGLLSGEYSKPAPDPGDESGTSEPRGDQVGIAPRMFKALVGRGHPEFSTNRQQDAQEFLLHFINMVERNCRSGPNPSEAFRFLVEERIVCQQSQKAKYTQRVDYILQLPVPMDQATNTEELQEAERRREEADSSAGPAPTVRAQIPFTACMAALSEPEILSDFWSSAVQGKTTATKTTRFASFPDHLVIQIKKFTFGLDWVPKKLDVSIDVPDTLDLSALRGTGQQPGEELLPEVAPPPLMTPDVEVKAPVLDDSTVSQLCEMGFPLEACRKAVYYTGNTGIDAAMNWVMGHMDDPDFSAPLVLPGCTSAPGTTPTESLSEEHLATIVSMGFSRDQASKALRATSNVLERAVDWIFSHLDDLESMEVSEGGRSAGESEGSREPPPGPRVRDGPGKYELFAFISHMGTSTMCGHYVCHIKKDQQWVIFNDQKVCASEKPPKDLGYLYFYRRMAD, from the exons ATGGCGGAGGTCGGCGAGGTTTTGATGTCAGTTCTTTCCACGATTCGGGTTCCGAGGCCCGGGGACCGAGTCCACAAAGACGAATGCGCCTTATCCTTCGCTTCGCCG GAGAGCGAGGGAGGCCTATATGTGTGCATGAACAGTTTCCTGGGCTTCGGCAGTCAGTATGTGGATAGACACCATGCCAGAACTGGTCAGCGGGCTTACTTGCACATTACCCGGACCCGCAAGATTCAG GAAGATGACAATAACTCTGGATCCGGTGACCCACCTAAGAAAAAGCCCACAAGATTGGCAATAG GAATTGAAGGAGGTTTTGATGTGGAGCAGGATCAATATGAAGAGGATGTGAAGGTTGTCATCTTCCCTGACAGACAAGAAGTGACTTCAGAAGACCTTACAACCATGCCTGATGTTGTAAGAGAGCGG GTGTCTCTGTCTATGGCGGGGCTCATGTCAGCAGACTCAGTGTCTCACGCCTTGCAAGTTCAACAATGGGACGGAGAGGTGAGACAGGAGTCTCGGCATGCTGCCGACCTCAAACAGCTCGACAATGGAGTGAAGATCCCACCCAG TGGTTGGCGGTGTGAGGTGTGTGATCTGCAGGAGAATCTGTGGATGAACCTGACAGATGGCAAAGTGCTGTGTGGTCGTAGGTATTTTGATGGCTCTGGAGGGAACAACCATGCCTTGCTCCATTTCCAGCAGACAGGGCACCCGCTTGCTGTCAAACTGGGCACCATTACACCTGACGGAGCAG ATGTGTACTCCTATGATGAGGATGACATGGTACTGGATCCTAAACTTCCGGAGCACCTGGCTCACTTTGGGATTGACATGATGACCATGGAGAAG ACTGAGCGGACTATGACGGAGCTGGAGATTGCAGTGAACCAGCGGGTGGGAGAATGGGAAGTGATCCAGGAGTCGGGGACCACCCTGCGGCCCTTGTCGGGCCCTGGGCTTACTGGCATGAAGAACCTAGGCAACAGCTGCTACCTCAACTCTGTAATGCAAGTGCTCTTCACCATACACGACTTCCAGAGCAA GTATGTGTCTAACATGGACAAGATCTTTGATGAAGCCCCAAGGGACCCCACCCAGGACTTCAAGACCCAAGT AGCCAAGCTGGGCTACGGTCTGTTGTCAGGAGAGTATTCCAAACCAGCACCAGATCCAGGGGATGAAAGCGGTACATCCGAACCCAGG GGAGACCAAGTTGGCATAGCACCACGCATGTTCAAAGCACTTGTCGGGCGGGGCCACCCAGAGTTCTCCACCAATCGGCAACAGGACGCTCAGGAGTTTTTATTGCACTTCATAAACATGGTAGAG AGAAACTGTCGCTCCGGGCCCAATCCATCTGAAGCATTCAGGTTCCTGGTTGAGGAAAGGATTGTGTGTCAACAGTCACAGAAAGCCAAGTACACACAGAGGGTGGACTACATCCTCCAGCTTCCTGTGCCCATGGACCAGGCCACTAACACAG AGGAGCTGCAGGAAGCGGAGCGTCGGCGTGAGGAAGCAGACTCATCGGCCGGCCCGGCCCCTACGGTGCGCGCTCAGATCCCCTTCACGGCCTGTATGGCTGCCCTAAGTGAACCGGAGATCCTGTCTGACTTCTGGAGCTCTGCTGTGCAGGGGAAGACCACTGCTACCAA AACAACTCGTTTTGCGTCTTTTCCCGACCACCTCGTCATCCAGATCAAGAAGTTCACATTTGGCCTTGACTGGGTCCCCAAGAAACTGG ATGTCAGCATCGACGTCCCTGACACGCTTGATCTGAGCGCACTCCGCGGGACTGGCCAACAGCCAGGAGAGGAGCTTCTTCCGGAGGTGGCCCCTCCCCCACTCATGACCCCTGACGTGGAGGTCAAAG CCCCAGTCCTGGATGATTCCACGGTGTCCCAGTTATGCGAGATGGGATTCCCGCTGGAGGCATGCAGGAAGGCTGTGTACTACACTGGTAACACTGGAATCGATGCTGCCATGAACTGGGTCATGGGCCACATGGATGACCCAG ACTTCTCCGCCCCCCTGGTGTTGCCCGGATGCACCTCGGCCCCTGGAACCACACCCACAGAAAGCTTGTCTGAGGAGCATCTGGCAACCATTGTGTCCATGGGCTTTAGCCGAGACCAGGCTAGCAAAGCACTCAGAGCCACG AGTAATGTCCTAGAGCGGGCAGTCGACTGGATCTTCTCCCACCTGGATGACTTGGAATCCATGGAGGTGTCTGAAGGAGGCCGCTCTGCTGGAGAGAGCGAGGGGAGCAGGGAGCCCCCACCTGGACCCCGAGTCAGAGATGGCCCAGGAA AGTACGAGCTGTTTGCCTTCATCAGTCACATGGGGACAAGTACAATGTGTGGCCACTATGTCTGTCACATCAAGAAGGACCAGCA
- the p3h3 gene encoding prolyl 3-hydroxylase 3, with protein MAPHSNRYTVYVALHVCFLSSRFDAAAAAAGVSSVSGLLPPYDLLYYSGVRAYFSQEWDKAAELLEKSLSTKDALFRTRRRCHDDCAAAGQDRLAELDAGAGGLWDLWVLDWAQQKAECLRFCVGRTVTPAGVLPVSSDIEYEFGTRNPYNFLQITYYKLGKLPKAASAAHTFFVANPSHLEMRNNIEKYRRMDGVTEDAFQDREIENEKHWALYNSALALEASSNWVHAVEKWKECVNETLRQTEECRVQCEVASQRLPEDRGVDGLGGVFEKAAALSLSLLSCRQSCVTQVATRPGRISAQEDFLPTQLEHLHIAQFKAGDLGGAVQTLRSLLLFYPSDTDSLGNLQFYYETLGGDTESQGTQPAQEIVQYVSRALQEKTLLYFGMENLDFDFVDPDLWTPEDIIPESLREAWRAEKEKLNEKMKEGEPQEEMDDSGFYAGGTVPQVGVTITMDDAALNGTNRVVLDGVMTQKECDTILQLATAAASAGDGYRGRRSPHTPHEKFEGLTVLRAAKLAQDGMVNQSDARLLHELGERVRVLLHSYFRSPSGLFFSFTHLVCRSAITGDQEGRLDLSHPVHVDNCLLEPETRSCWREAPAFTHRDLSAVLYLNDNFDGGELFFTNRDAKTITARVKPRCGRLAGFSAGPVNPHGVTAVTAGRRCALALWFTKEKLHKDVEREEAEALWAADGVSVVKKEGEAEASANSGRSGRSQAPRERGRGRGRVTGGKDEL; from the exons ATGGCGCCGCACTCAAACCGCTACACTGTGTACGTGGCGTTGCACGTTTGTTTTTTATCGTCCCGCTTTGACGCGGCCGCCGCGGCAGCGGGCGTTTCGTCCGTCTCGGGGCTGTTGCCGCCTTACGATCTGCTGTATTACTCCGGGGTCCGTGCGTACTTCTCTCAGGAGTGGGACAAGGCTGCGGAACTGCTGGAGAAATCCCTCTCGACCAAGGATGCGCTCTTCCGAACCCGACGGCGATGCCACGACGACTGTGCGGCGGCGGGACAAGACAGACTTGCAGAATTGG ACGCGGGGGCGGGCGGTCTGTGGGACCTGTGGGTCCTGGACTGGGCGCAGCAGAAGGCTGAATGTTTGAGATTTTGTGTTGGACGGACCGTCACCCCAGCCGGAGTGCTGCCCGTCTCTTCGGACATAGAGTATGAGTTCGGCACCCGCAACCCGTACAACTTCCTGCAGATCACTTATTACAAA cTGGGCAAGTTGCCGAAGGCGGCGTCGGCCGCTCACACCTTCTTTGTGGCCAACCCCAGCCACCTGGAAATGAGAAACAACATTGAGAAGTACAGACGGATGGACGGGGTAACGGAAGATGCCTTCCAGGATAGAGAGATTGAGAATGAGAAGCACTGG GCTTTGTACAATTCTGCACTCGCTCTTGAGGCGTCTTCCAATTGGGTTCATGCAGTTGAGAAATGGAAAGAGTGTGTGAATGAAACCCTGAGACAGACGGAGGAGTGCAGGGTGCAGTGTGAGGTGGCATCCCAGCGCCTGCCGGAGGACAGGGGAGTGGATGGACTGGGCGGAGTGTTTGAGAAGGCtgcgg ctctctccctctccctgctctCATGCCGGCAGTCCTGCGTGACCCAGGTGGCCACGCGACCCGGGAGGATCTCGGCTCAAGAGGACTTCCTGCCCACACAGCTGGAGCATCTGCACATTGCACAGTTTAAAG CCGGTGACCTTGGTGGTGCAGTGCAGACTCTTCGCTCCCTCCTTCTGTTCTACCCCTCAGACACAGACTCCCTTGGCAACCTGCAATTCTACTATGAGACACTAGGGGGAGATACCGAGTCACAGGGCACGCAGCCTGCTCAG GAGATTGTCCAGTATGTGAGTCGAGCTTTGCaggagaaaacgttgctctattTTGGGATGGAGAATCTCGACTTCGATTTCGTTGACCCG GATCTATGGACCCCGGAGGATATCATACCCGAATCCCTGAGGGAGGCGTGGAG agctgagaaagagaaactgAATGAGAAAATGAAGGAGGGCGAACCGCAGGAGGAAATGGATGACAGCGGGTTTTATGCA GGGGGTACCGTCCCTCAGGTTGGTGTGACTATCACCATGGACGATGCGGCGTTGAACGGGACCAATCGTGTTGTGCTAGACGGCGTAATGACTCAGAAAGAGTGCGACACAATTCTGCAGTTAGCCACT gctgcagcatcagcTGGAGACGGTTACCGGGGACGACGGTCTCCGCACACACCTCATGAAAAGTTCGAAGGCCTGACTGTCCTCAGGGCTGCTAAG TTGGCTCAGGACGGCATGGTGAACCAGTCAGACGCCAGGCTGCTGCATGAGCTGGGCGAGAGGGTACGAGTCCTGCTGCACTCTTATTTCAGGAGCCCCTCGGGACTCTTCTTCTCATTCACACACCTGGTCTGCCGCAGCGCTATCACAG GGGACCAGGAGGGCAGGCTGGACCTGTCTCACCCCGTGCATGTTGACAACTGTCTCCTGGAGCCGGAGACCAGGAGCTGCTGGAGGGAAGCACCAGCTTTCACACACAGAGACCTTAG TGCTGTTCTTTACCTGAACGACAACTTCGATGGTGGAGAACTCTTTTTCACTAACAGGGATGCCAAGACCATCACA GCTCGAGTGAAACCCCGCTGTGGTCGTCTGGCGGGCTTTTCTGCCGGTCCAGTAAATCCCCACGGAGTGACTGCCGTGACTGCTGGCCGAAGATGTGCGCTGGCCCTTTGGTTCACCAAGGAGAAACTCCACAAGGATGTG GAGCGTGAGGAGGCCGAGGCCCTGTGGGCTGCGGATGGTGTGAGCGTGGTGAAGAAGGAGGGTGAGGCGGAGGCCAGCGCCAACTCCGGCCGGAGCGGTAGAAGCCAGGCACCAAGGGAGCGGGGCAGAGGGCGAGGCAGGGTGACGGGGGGCAAGGATGAGCTGTGA